The Mus caroli chromosome 1, CAROLI_EIJ_v1.1, whole genome shotgun sequence genome has a window encoding:
- the LOC110302322 gene encoding LOW QUALITY PROTEIN: sequestosome-1-like (The sequence of the model RefSeq protein was modified relative to this genomic sequence to represent the inferred CDS: inserted 1 base in 1 codon) — protein sequence MVSFMVKAYLLDKEEATREIHRFSFCFSPESEAEAQAATGLGPCERLLSRVAVLFPTLRPGGFLEHYREEDADLAAFSSDEELTMAMSYVKDDIFRIYIKQKERRREHRPPCAQEAPRNMVHPNVICDGCNGPVVGTRYKXCPDYDLCSVCEGKGLHREHSKLIFPNPFGHFSDSFSHSRWLRKLKHGHFGWPGWEMGPPGNWSPRSPHAGDGRPCPTAESASAPSEDPNVNFLKNVGESVAAALSPLGIEVDIDVEHGGKRSHLTPTTPESSSTGTEDRSNTQPSSCSSEVSKPDRAEEGPAQSLTEQMKKITLESVGQPEEQMESGNCSGGDDDWTHLSSKEVDPSTEADPWLIESPSVPWMKPRNSWMLSMGFSDEGGWLTRLLQTKNYDIGAALDTIQYSKHPPPL from the exons ATGGTGTCGTTCATGGTGAAAGCCTATCTTCTGGACAAGGAGGAGGCGACCCGCGAGATCCACCGCTTCAGCTTCTGCTTCAGCCCAGAGTCGGAGGCAGAAGCCCAGGCTGCGACCGGCCTGGGGCCCTGCGAGAGGCTGCTGAGCAGAGTGGCTGTGCTGTTCCCCACGCTGAGGCCTGGAGGCTTCCTGGAGCACTACCGCGAGGAGGATGCGGACTTGGCTGCCTTTTCCAGTGATGAGGAGCTGACAATGGCTATGTCCTATGTGAAAGATGACATCTTCCGCATCTACATTAAACAGAAGGAGCGCCGGCGGGAACATCGCCCACCATGTGCTCAGGAGGCACCCCGAAACATGGTGCACCCCAATGTGATTTGTGATGGTTGCAACGGGCCTGTGGTGGGAACTCGCTATA TGTGCCCAGACTATGACCTGTGCAGCGTGTGCGAGGGGAAGGGCCTGCACAGGGAACACAGCAAGCTCATCTTTCCCAACCCCTTTGGCCACTTCTCTGATAGCTTCTCTCATAGCCGCTGGCTTCGGAAGCTGAAACATGGACACTTTGGCTGGCCTGGCTGGGAGATGGGCCCACCGGGGAATTGGAGCCCACGTTCTCCTCACGCAGGGGATGGTCGCCCTTGCCCCACAGCTGAGTCAGCTTCTGCTCCATCAGAAGATCCCAATGTCAATTTCCTGAAGAATGTGGGGGAGAGCGTGGCAGCTGCCCTCAGCCCTCTAGGCATTGAGGTTGACATTGATGTGGAACATGGAGGGAAGAGAAGCCACCTGACACCCACCACCCCAGAAAGTTCCAGCACAGGCACAGAAGACAGGAGTAACACTCAGCCAAGCAGCTGCTCTTCGGAAGTCAGCAAACCTGACAGGGCTGAGGAGGGCCCTGCTCAGTCTCTGACTGAGCAAATGAAAAAGATAACCTTGGAGTCGGTGGGACAGCCAGAGGAACAGATGGAGTCGGGAAACTGCTCAGGAGGAGACGATGACTGGACACATTTGTCTTCGAAAGAAGTGGACCCATCCACAG AGGCTGATCCCTGGCTGATTGAGAGTCCCTCTGTCCCATGGATGAAACCGAGAAACTCATGGATGCTGTCCATGGGTTTCTCAGATGAAGGCGGCTGGCTCACCAGGCTCCTACAGACCAAGAATTATGACATCGGGGCTGCTCTGGACACGATCCAGTATTCAAAGCACCCTCCACCATTGTGA